TCTCCTGTAACGAATATTTCTGTACCAGCTTCCATCAATAAATTACCTGAATTTGTAACTACAAAATTACAACCCGGATCACCAACTGTAATTTTACCCGGAACTTTGAATATTGCCGCTCCTGTTATATTAGTATCGCATAATACCAGATCAAGATTTGATTGATCACAAGAGATTTCAAATGGTTGAGTATATGCCAGCATATTTCCTGTACGATCATCTGACCAAACCGGGACTACTTTGCCATTGCTAATATCAATACCTAAATAGTCGCCTGCATAATGATTACTATAAATTTTGTCTCCTGACCATGCCACATCGCTAATGAGAAAATCCTCCCACATACTACCTCCATTATAAGAAACAGATACAAAAGTTGCTGTCGAATCGTTATTAATAAAAAGACGAGAATCGTAATAAATTACTACAAGTGCACCTGTAACGTCATCACAGGCTATCCATGGAAACCATTGATCTTTTCCATTGCCAACAGAATCCTGGTTCACTCTTATTGGTGAATTCCATGTAATTCCCTGATCTGAAGATTTGATCATATAAATATCTGGATCGCCAGTATTTACTCCAGGTACTCCCCTGTTTGCCCATACAAGATATATTTCACCATTTTGCTGATTTACAGACATTACAGGAAAGCTGTTGGTCCGCATGGTTTTGCCGCCACCTAATTGTGAGAAGAAACCAAATTTATCGCTTGGTTGAGCTCTTATTCCTTGAATACTATCAATAATAACTTGTGCTGTATCCCATGTAACACCTCCATCCACAGATTTTGTAAACCCGATCGCAATTTCGAGAAAAGCAGTATCAGCAATAACAGAATGATAAACAGCCCATGCCGCATACACCTCTCCGTTAGGGCCTGTTTGTATATTAACTCCCTGGTTAAGGCTTACGGGAGGAGGGAAGTTGCTACTCAAAAAAAAAGCGCCTGATGCAGGAACTAACCACGTAAGACCATCATCCGTAGAATATCTTAGTTCGATTTCTCCACTATTAGCGCCCCCAAAATGAGTCCATGCACAATAGAGATTCCCTTCATTAGGACTCATGATACTATTATCAACCCATAAATGATTTTTATCAAGACAAGCTCCCGTTGCAATTTCCACGCTATCCCAGGTTAGACCATTATCATCTGAAAATGAAATACCTTGATTACAAACAGGAGCCGTAATATAATTAACATAAAATCTGCCATTGCGGCCTATGGCTACTGCTGGATCAGCTTGACTATTATGTAGATTAGCTGCAACTCCTGACCAGCTAAAACCGCCATCAGTAGAAAACATACCATTGACACCTATATTATTAGGTGATGGCCAGCTACGGGAATTGTTAGAATTTAAAATGATATCCGGATTTACAGGACTGATAAAAACAGAATTTTCTGAAAGGGTTATATCTGCAGTATCTTTAATTAAACTATCATTAAAATTAAACGGATTAAAAACTTTTAATTGATTAGCCTGGAAATTATGCCCTTTTTTTAGTAGGGTATTCTTTATTTGAGGTTTTATTGATTTTTTATTCAAAGCCAAGCGATTTTTATAAAACGCACTACTCCATACAAGGTTATACCATTCAGGTTCATTGATAGTTTGTCCGTTCGTTATAAGATTAGAACAAATCAGAAATATCATTATAAATTTACTTTTCAACATAATACTATTATTGTCATTATTTTAATTTTATTAATTTAATGAGATCAAAATATGTCTTCATATCATAACAATTCTGACACCCACCAGCACTAATACGAACCACAATGGTGTCAGTTGGCTGTGTTGATATTGTATCGGTTAATGTATATTTTGCCCAAATATTTGAAATAGGTTTATCAAAAATTTCTTTTTCTTGTGTTAACTGAGAAGGAAAAAATTGACCTTTTTGCTCTAAAACACCTATTGTTAAACTCCCTTTCCACCCGGTTTCACTTTTCATCCATGCTTCAAGCTGATATATGTTAGTGCCTGATTGCCCTGTAATGTATGTTTCTGCCCACTCCCCCCACGGTATCCATGTCGCTCCTAACCAAAAAGACCATATTCCTCCATTTGGCGGTGCATCTTGTACTATATCGGTAGAATCATCTAAAACATAACCATCCCATCCTACTGTTACAGGCTTGCCATTACATTCAAAACTTTCGTTAATAATTAAATTTTGAGCGGTAGTATCACTGGCACAAGCGCCTTCTGTCCAATAGAGTACACCATTGTTCTCAGCTTTACATGCATTTGCATAAGTTATACTGTCACAGCCACAAACCGGTTCATAAATAGTAAAACAACAGGAGTCAGGATTAATTTTAGTTGTATCTATACATCGATCAGAAGAACTTACCGGAATATTCGAATCCTTTTTACAGGAACAGGACATAATTACAAACAATCCTATTAATAAAATAAGTTGGTTTTGAATCTTTGATTTCATTGTTATTTTAGTTTTTTCTCCAAGGCTGAGATACGTTTTTCAAACTCCCGATCTTTCTTTTTCAATTCCTCTTTTAATTCTTTATTTTCCCGCTTTAATTCCTGAACAACTTTATTAAATTTGAACAAATAAAGAAAAACTCTTTCTATAAGCCTCATTTGTGTGGCATCCATTTCGGCAAGGTTTATTCCCTCTTTTTCAATGATCTTACCTGATTTTACACCTTTAAGGTGTCCGTTTTTGTCTTTAAATTTTTCTTCTTCCACCAGATCTTCTTCTAATGTCAGGTCTTTTTTTAGCTCATCATCAGCCCAACTTACTTGCGTGGTTACTACATCTTTGGCTACAATTTTTCCATCCACAAAGAATTTCCCATTTTGATGGGAGCCGGATTTAATGGTTTGTTCTCCAATATTTACCTTTCCATTTTCTAATAAAGTCATTATTGTTTTACCCTTGGTTCTTATACGCAATTTACGGAGTGCAAGTGTTGCTATTGGTTCAATATCCCATTCAGAAGAAACTTGGGTACCGGTAAGACCATCAAATAATATATCTTCTAATCTCATTCCCTGATGTGATAAACATTGTGGCGGTTTTACGGAGGTATCACAAGAAATAAAACCAGTGAAATGCTTAGTCGTAATATGCAATTTTTTTTGTGCATCTGTATTTCCTATAGCCACATTCCCCGTTGTCGGACATTTGTAAATATCATTCCCCGTATTTTGCCAGATGGGCCCCGCCACACAAGTTCCTGCATTCGGATTACCGCCTTGTCCGGGAAATACTTTTTCAGGCGGAAAAGGTATTTTTTTCATATTGCCGTCAGTATCTACTGCCACCAGCATATCTCCTGGTTTTTTTCCACCAGATAAATTCTTTACATTAATATGCCCTCCTACCAATAATGTATCATTATGTTTAAGCTGGTTCGTGCCGTTCACCTCTACAAATTTTGTAGAAGGCGGTCCTTGTGCAAAAACATTCGTGTACAAACAGCAAAATCCTATTGCCACTACACATACAAATAACTTTTCTTGATTGCTTAAATACTTCATAGCTGATTTTTTTTGAGTTGATAATACCTAAATTTCGCAAGTTAAAAATATTGGTGTAAAGCTAATTGTATTAATTTTATAATGCAAAAAAAATAAGAAAAAATTTGAAATTATTATCCAAATAAAGTATCTTTAAGTTATCAAACTATTATCGGGCATCTCTAAAAACTACATATTTTTTAAAACACACCCCTTGCCCCTCTTAATAGAGGGGAATGTATGGTGTAGTTTTTAGAGATGCCCTATCGTTAAAAAGTTAACGATCAGGCTCTTTTAATAGACTAATAAAATCAACCGATTTAACTATATCATAGTGTAAAACTCTGTCATTTTCAATAAAGGGAACATTTTTTCTAAAATTTTTGACTATTTGCTCAAGCTCCGGAGAAGTTTTAAGCGGTCTTCTGAATTCCAACGCCTGTGAGGCGCTCAAAAGTTCGATAGCAAGTATTTTCTCAAGATTATGAACCACTTTGTAACACTTTGTTGCGGCATTGGCGCCCATGCTCACGTGGTCTTCCTGCCCGTTGGAGGTAACTATAGAATCAACGGAAGCCGGTGTACATAATTGTTTGGTCTGGCTGACGATTGAAGCAGCGGTATATTGGGGCATCATCAAGCCGGAATTGAGTCCCGGATTGGCAACAAGAAATTCAGGTAGTCCCCGTGAACCCGAAACGAGCTGGTAGGTTCTGCGTTCTGAAATACTACCCAATTCTGCCAATGCTATACACAAAAAATCCAGGGCTAAAGCTAAAGGCTGTCCATGGAAATTTCCACCGGAAATAATTAAACCTTCTTCAGGGAAAATATTCGGATTGTCAGTTACTGCGTTTATTTCAGTTAAAAAGATATTTTTTACGAATTCAATAGTGTCTTTACTGGCTCCATGTACCTGCGGAATACATCTGAATGAATAGGGGTCTTGTACCTGCTTTTTGGGTCTTTTTGTTATCTCACTTCCTTTCAATAACTTTCTGCATCTTTCTGCCGTTTTTACCTGCCCGTTATGCGGCCTTATCTTGTGGATCAATTCATGCAACGGGCTGATGCTACAATCAAAAGCATCTATGGATAATGCACCAATGGTGTCTGCTGTATCTGAAAGACGAAATGATCTCAACAGGCAACATACACCATAAGCGATCATAAATTGTGTGCCGTTTACAAGGGCAAGGCCTTCTTTTTCCTGAAAATGTAATGGCTGCCAGCCCAGCTTTTCATGTATTTGCAACCCGGTGTATTTCTTGTTTTTATAATTAACTTCACCCAATCCTATAAGGGGCAAGGCTAAATGAGCAAGTGGAGCCAGGTCACCGGAAGCGCCTAATGAGCCAAATTCATATATTACAGGATAAATTTCATGATTATAAAAATCAATGAGCCGCTCCACAGTTTTTAACAGTATTCCTGAATGGCCGTAAGAAAGAGACTGTATCTTAAACAATAGCATTAGTTTGACGATTTCCCCGGGTATCTCCTCTCCTACCCCACAGGCATGGGATTGCACCAGGTTTATCTGGAGCTTATTTAAATCATCATGTGAAATATTCTTTTTTTGAAGCGCCCCAAAACCCGTGTTAATACCGTAGATCGCTTCCGATGAAGTAACAATCTTATTTTCCAGATACTTCCGGCATTTTACAATCCGGCCGGAAGCCTGGTCGGATAATTTTAATTTATAATTGTTGGTAATTATTTCATCTATTTTTTCAAAAGTCAGGGGTTGATTGGAGATGTTATGGGTTGATGATGCCATTGTTTAATTAATTTTATAGGTATAGGCGTTTAGGTATCACCTTTAAGTTATTGATTTTATGTGCTTTAACTCATTCTCTACCATTCTTTTTATAAGCAAATTGAAGATCGTGTCTATTTATGGCTGACTAACTCCGCCATTTATGGCGGAGATAATCAAACTATACAAACCCTGGGCTTTAGCCCGTTTTTAGCATAATTGGGCTAAAGCCCTGTCAGTTTTATTCTTTAATGTCCACGCCATAAATGGCGTGGTTAGTCACTCATACATATTCGAAAATATAAATCTTGTGCGACCTAAACGCATATACCTATAATTTTATTGAACTTCCACCAACTCACATTTTAAAAATAAAATGTCATCTTTGCTCATAATTTACAAATTTAAGAAAAAAAATAATTTTAGCAAAATTAGCAACTAAATTCCGAAACGATGAAATTCATTATTAGTTATGTTCTAAGAAAAATTCCCAGAAGCTACCTACAGCTCTTTGGCTATATTGCTGTAAAGGTCGTTGCACCCTTTTTTATTGGTAATAAGGTTGAGTGTCCTGTTTGCAAAAGTCGTTTTAGAAAATTTTTACCTTATGGAAGGGTCAAACCAAGAGAAAATGCGTTATGCCCTCATTGTTTATCGCTCGAAAGGCACCGGCTGATGTGGCTTTATTTAGAAAAGAGAACTAACTTTTTCCATCCCCTTAGGAGGGCTGTTTTACACATAGCGCCTGAGCGCTGCTTTATTAAAAGATTTGAAGCAATATCAACGATTGATTATATCACGGCAGACCTGGAATCTCCATGGGCAAAAATAAAAATGGATATCCATGACATACCTTTTGAAGAAAATACTTTTGATGTAATATTTTGTAATCATGTGCTGGAGCACGTAGATGATGATAAAAAAGCGATGCGGGAGCTTTGCAGGGTTTTAAAACCTGATGGTTGGGCAATCATGCAGCCCTTTATAAATACAAAACTGGAAAAAACATACGAGGATCCTGCTATCACTACACCTAAAGAAAGGGAAAAAGCATACTGGCAGGCAGACCACCTGAGAATGTACGGGCTTGATTATAAGGAAAGACTGGAAAATGAAGGATTTAGTGTGAAGGTAGATGATTTTGCGAAAGGGCTGGGCATGGATCTGATAAAAAGGTATGGTTTGGTGGAGGGGGAGAAGGTTTATGTATGTACGAAAGCACATGGCACATAGCACATGGTTGCATGGTTGAATTTGGAGTTGTTTTTTACCTAAGTGAAACCAAAAATAGAAAAAAGCGTTAAATTTGTAAGAACTAAAGCTCAAAAATTATGAGTACAACTAAGATAAGAGAAGAATTGCACCAAACCATTGATCAAGGTGATGAAAGGTTGGTAAAAATGATCTATGCAATGGTAAGGGAATATAACAATGAAGAATTTGAATTAAGCGATGAACATAAAAAAATCTTAGATGAAAGATTAGCCAGCCATAAAGCTGACCCAAGATCTGGTTCAAGCTGGGGAGAAGTAAAAGCCAGGATAGAAAAGCAATTATGAACCACAAGCTTATAATAATTGAAGATAACAGAATTGTTGTTGTAGCTATATTACACACAAGCCGTGATCCTCAAATATGGAAAAAAAGAAATTAATGGCTGATTCATCTTATCAAAATTTACAAAAACACCAGTTCGACCGATCCTGGACATTATTTTTAGACAGAGACGGAGTGATCAATAAAAAGATAGATAAAGATTATGTGAGAAGGTGGGAACAATTTGAATTCCTGCCTGATGTATTGGAGTCTATTCATTTATTATCTAAACGCTTTGGGAAAATAATAATTGTCACCAACCAAAGAGGTATCGGCCTAAAGCTCATGACAAAAGAGAACCTGGAAAAGATACATGCCCTGATGCTTGAAAAGATAAAATCTGCCGGGGGCAGCATTGATAAGGTATACTATTGTCCTCACCTGGATGAAGATCATTGTAATTGCAGAAAACCCAGTACCGGCCTGGCTTTACAGGCAAAAAAAGATTTCCCCGGTATTGATTTCAAAAGAGCTATAATGGTTGGTGATTCTCAGCGGGATATGGAAATGGGGGAAAAGCTTGGAATGATCACGATGTTTTTAGCGCATCATGAGTACTCGGGACGCTCTGCACCAACATATGACTTTTGTTTTGATAAGTTGATTTCGTTTGCAAAAGGGTTATACAAATGAAGAAATATAAAAAATGGCTCTAAATATTAAATGGACACCAGAGGCAGAATTAACCTTTGATAATATAAGATTAGCACCACGATTTATCGTGGTGGATTAATCTCACTAATCACTAATCTTCCATCATAGCCTTCTCCACCAACTCACAAATTATATGCCCCACCAAAATATGCGCTTCCTGTATCCGGGGGGTATCGTTTGAAGGGATATTGATCAGGTATTGGCAGCTATCCTTCAACTCGCCTCCTGTGGTTCCTGTAAGTCCGACAGTGATCAAGCCCAGGTCATTGGCAGTTTGTATAGCATTGACAATGTTCCCGGAATTACCTGAAGTGGAGATACCTACCAGGATATCCCCTTTTCTACCTTTGGCTTTTATGAGGCGGGAATAAATTTCATCATAACCATAGTCATTTGCAACTGCTGTGAGATATGAAGTATTAACGTGTAAAGCTTCTGCAAAGAGCGGCTGTCTGTCTAAATAAAATCTGCCCGAAAGTTCAGATGCTATATGTTGTGCATCAGCAGCGCTGCCCCCATTACCGCAAAACAGCGCCTTTTTGTCTTGCACTAAAGCATTTACTATCTGCTCTGTTACTTTTATAATAATATTTAGTAGGGCCTTATCATTTAAAAGCAGGCGTTTTACTTCAATGGATTGATTGATTATTTCTGTTACTCTCTTATACATGATCTAATGTTGAGTCCACTCTAAAAAGTAAAAAATTGAAAAGAAATCTTTTCTCGCAAAGACGCAAAGTTCGCAAAGGATTGAATATCAATTAGTTAAGTATATAACTTTGCGCTCTTTGCGCCTTTGCGAGAACCAAAAACACTTTTTAGAGTGGACTCAATGTTTAAAATGTGAAATGCCTAAAATGATAAAAAATTTTAGTTATTTTTAATTTTAGGCATTTTAGGCATTTCTTCTAATTCCAACCCAATTTTTTCGTTAATCAGATACCCGCCTTTTTTATGTGTAGAAATGTTGATCATTTCAGCTAAGAAACCTGCAATAAACAATAAAGTTCCAATGATCATTGAGAGTAATGCCAGGAAAAACAGTGGTTGGTCTACTATATCTCTTGCTATTAAACCATAATGAATTCTATAAAATTTTTCGCCAATTATCCACAGTGTGATCATTAAACCGATTAGAAATGATAAAGCTCCTATGGTACCAAAAAAGTGCATAGGTCTTTTTCTGAATTTTGATACAAAAGTGATGGATAACAAGTCTAAGAAACCAAACATAAACCTTTCAATACCGAATTTGGTAACGCCATATTTCCTTGCCTGGTGTTGAACCACCTTTTCACCAATGCGGGTAAATCCACTCCATTTGGCGATTACCGGAATATATCTATGTATTTCTCCGTAAATATCAATACTCTTTATCACCTCTTTTCTATATGCTTTCAGGCCGCAATTAAAATCGTGAAGTTTAACGCCCGACATTTTTCTCGTTGTCCAGTTAAAAAATTTGCTGGGAATGGTTTTAGTGAGCGGGTCATGCCTCTTCTTCTTCCACCCTGAAACCAAATCGTAGCTATCGTCCCTGATCATCTTATACAAACCGGGGATCTCATCAGGGCTATCCTGCAGGTCTGCATCCATAGTGATCACTACGTCACCCTCGCTAACTTCAAAGCCGCAGTTCAGAGCTGCTGATTTCCCATAATTTCTCCTGAACTTAATACCCTTGATGAATTTATTATTTTTGCAGAAGCCTTCGATTTTCTTCCATGAATTATCATTACTCCCATCATCCACAAAAACAATCTCATAAGAAAAATTATGGGCCTGCATAATACGAACTATCCAGTCATATAATTCTGGTAAAGAGTCTTCTTCATTATAAAGGGGAATGATAATTGAGATATTCACTTCTTAGTATTGGAATTTACTTATTATAGTCATTTGTCTACTGTCAACTGCCTACTGCCTGCTTTTCTTAATAACTGCCCCTCCAATCAACGCGATAATAACGCCCCACAATAAAGACCAAATATAGCCTGTCATAAAAGATGAAATACTGTATGAATCGCTATTTTCAATACCATCTATTGCTTCGTCTATTGACTCTTCGGGTGCACCCACTTTTTCCATCATTGTGACCACTTTTTCCACTGCAGCTTCCTTGATTTGATCTGGCAAATCAGGATCAACATTATATAATGCTATATTGAATACCACCACGATTAGCGATGCTATTGCATAAACCAAAAATATAGTTAAAAAAGAATATTTAAAGTCTAAGTAACCTTTATTCATTCGTTTCCACAATACCCCGCAATAAATCACAGCCCCAACTACAATTATAATATTAAAAAATGCCAGCCAATAGCTAACCATGTATTCAATTCCCATCAAATAAGAAAATAATACAATTATAACCTGTAACAGGCCTACGATCAACCCGTATTTGAGAACGAAATCTTTAAATTCGTTATTCATTTTCTCAACAAAACTGCTGTAATAAAGATAAAAAATATTCCAACAAAATACATTTCAAAATCGTCTAAAGCAATATCAAAGATAGTTGTTCCTTTTGTTTTTGATATTAATTCCTTGAAACTATCTTCACTCATCGTGCCGGGCTTTAGGTGTTTGTTGGATTCTGCCCATTGTACAATTTCATCAATGTGCCTGCCCAGAACTTCAACATCAATAAAAGTTAAGAACAAATAAACGAAAATTGCTGAAAATAGTGCAATGGTTAAGTTAATCATTAAGCCGCAAAGCAACCCTTCCCAAAGATGTAATTTTTTATTATTCCATTTATCCCTATAAATTTTTATTCCTGCAAGTATACAAAATACTAAAATAATGTATTTAAAAAAAAATAACTTTTTATCCAATGGATCATATTGATAAAAATACAGGATAAGAAAGCAAAGGATGATTGCCAAACCGCCATATAGGCCAAAAATCAATGATCTTTTTATTAATTTCATGTATCGGAATTTCAAAGTTTTGGCTTGATTTTATGGTTTTATCATCTTTTTTAATCATTATTAATTATTGTCTTTCTCTTATTAAATACCGCCACAACTTTTCCCTTCAACTTTTTCCCAATAAAGGGTGAGTTCTTTGATTTAGATTTGATATTTTCTTCTGTCAAAGTCCATTCTTTGTCAGGGTCAAATAGTGTCAGGTTAGCTACCTGGCCCGGTTCAATTTTGGGTATTTCAATGCCTAATATTTTACGGGGATTGTATGTCAATTTTTCTATTAAGTGTTCCAGGTTTAAATTTCTGTTGTAGGTATTTATAACTGCAAAAGCGGTTTCCAGGCCAATAATGCCAAATTCTGCCAGGTCAAATTCCAACTTTTTACTTTCTTCGTCCTGCGGGCTGTGGTCTGAAACGATGGCATCAATCGTACCATCTGCCAAACCCTTCCACAACGCTCTGATATCTTCTTTATTTCTAAATGGCGGATTTACTTTAAAATTCGTATCGAAGGTGGATAAAGCTGTGTCGTCAAAGGCAATTTGATGTGCAGCAATGTCGCAGGTAATACGAAGCCCTTTGGCTTTAGCCCTTTTTATCAGGTTTACAGAGCCAGCGGTGGATATGTGAGAAAAATGTATTTTGCTTTCTGTGTATTCCAATAATTTCAAGTCTCTTGCAATCATTAGCTCCTCTGCAATTTTGGGCATGCCTTTCAATCCGAGCATTGTGTTCATTTTTCCTTCATTCATACTCCCGGATTGTGTCAATTGCATATCTTCAGCATGGTTGATCAGCACACCGTCAAACAAACGCATGTACTGCAGCGCCCTCACCAAAACATCAGTGTGCCATACCGGTCTTTCACCATCAGAAAATGCGACAGCCCCTGCATGATGCAGGTCTATCATTTCGGTCAATTCCAAACCTTTGTTATCAACTGATACGCCAGCTATGGGATAAACCTCAACTAAATTATCTGCACATCTGTTTTTTATATTTGCAACAACATCTTTCGTTTGAATAACAGGATTGGTATTGGGCAGGCAGGCAATTTCTGTAAAACCGCCATAAGCAGCAGCCAGGCACCCCGATACCATATCTTCTTTGTGCTCAAAACCTGGGTCGCGCAACGATACTCTCATATCAAACCAGCCTGGTGAAAGTACCAGATTCATGGAATCAATAACTTTGTCAACCTTATATTCCTTCTTGTCTCCCTTCCCCGGGGGACCTATATTTTTAATAATTCCATTGCTGATAAAAACATGGTGTTTTTGATTATGAAATGTAGAACGAGGGTCAATTATTTTAACTGAAGATAATAAAATATTCATTGCGGTAATAATTAACTTTGGGAGTATGATAAAACGGGGTAAAAGTAAATGTTTCTCGCAAAGCCGCAAAGCTCGCAAAGAAAAAAATAAAAAAACTTTGCGCTCTTTGCGCCTTTGCGAGAACCAAAAACACTTTTTAGAGTGGACTCAACTATATTAATCCAAATATTACAATTTGAATTAAAACCGCTTACCGGAAAACATCAATATTTTTGGAAAATTCCGCTTATTAACCAAATATTATCTTAAAAATTATCTTTAGTTTGCTTTTTTAAGTGCCTAATAAGATATGCAACACTTTAAAAAAATAATCTTTTCAGCGCTAATAATATTGCTTGCGTTAACCATCTGGCAATATGAGCTTATCAGCTATGCACTGTGGATGGGGTACGGACAATTCAAAATTTTGTATAAGGCAATTCCTGTAGCTGAAGCAACCAAAGATGGCTCATTTCCTGATTCTTTAAAAGTTAGGTTACAAATAGTTGAGCAGGTGAGAGCTTATGCCATTGATTCGCTGGGTATTAATGATTCTGAAAATTATACAACGGTTTTTGACCAAAAAGGCAAACCGGTATTATGGGTTTTAACCGCATGCCCACCATACAAGCTGAAACCATACGAGTGGCAATTCCCGCTATTGGGCAGTTTTTCTTATAAAGGTTTTTTTGATCATGAAAAAGCATTGGGCGAAGAAGAAAAATTAAAAAAAGAAGGATATGACACTGATGTTAGAGAAGCAGAAGGTTGGTCAACTTTGGGCTGGTTTAAAGACCCGATCCTGAGCAATATGCTGCTGAAATCTGAAGGAGAGCTTGCCAGTATCATCATACACGAGCTTACCCATGCCACGTTGTATATTAAAAATGATGTGGAATTTAATGAAAACCTGGCAAATTTTGTGGGGGATAAAGGTGCGTTGCTGTTTCTGAAGTCGAAATACGGCAAAGATTCCAGGCAATATCACGAGTATAACAATAACCAGGCTGACAGAAAAAAAATCATCTCACATATATTAGATGGCGCAATTAAATTAGACAGTCTTTATTCGTCATATGAAGTACGAAGTACGAATGACGAAGTATCCCGAGTATCGGGATCATCCGTACTTCGTCATTTAAAGACAAGATTAATCAAACAAATAGTTCAAAATATAGATACAATATCATTTAATTCGTATATTTATGAACAATTATTTAATGAAGATCTTCCAAATAATACATTCTTTATGTCTATCAAACGTTATAATGAAAAACGAAACATATTTGAAGAAGAGTACAGTAAAAAGTTTGATTCAGATATGAAGACTTATTTAGAGTATTTGAAAAACAAATTTAGTTATTAGTTTATTAGTTAATAGTTTTAGTTGGTTAGTTACTGGTTTTGGTTTATTAGTTTTATGGTTTAGTTCATGTATAGTAAATTACTTTTATGTTTTTTTCCTGTACTGCTATCTGCGGATAATACATACAGGCATGTTAAGAACGATAGTTTCAACAAAGGAGAAGTGTTTGAATTCAGATGTCATTATGGTTTTTTTAATGCAGGGGTAGGTAAAGTAGAAATAAGTCAAAAACTTTATAAAATAAATGACAGGGTTTGTTACAAGGTTAAGGTTTATGGAAAAACTATCGGTGCTTTTGACCTTTTCCTCAGGATCAGGGATACCTGGATAAGCTATATTGATACTGCCTCCATGATCCCGCATCAATCTTTTAGAAATATTGAAGAAGGCAGATACAGGTTAAACGAAACTGTATATTTTGATCAGAAAAATCATACGGTTGAAGTTGTAGAAAAAGATGAAGAAAGTAAACAGTACAATGTTCCTGAAAATATTCAGGATATAATCAGCGCTTACTATTATTTA
The sequence above is drawn from the Cytophagales bacterium genome and encodes:
- a CDS encoding DUF4199 domain-containing protein; amino-acid sequence: MNNEFKDFVLKYGLIVGLLQVIIVLFSYLMGIEYMVSYWLAFFNIIIVVGAVIYCGVLWKRMNKGYLDFKYSFLTIFLVYAIASLIVVVFNIALYNVDPDLPDQIKEAAVEKVVTMMEKVGAPEESIDEAIDGIENSDSYSISSFMTGYIWSLLWGVIIALIGGAVIKKSRQ
- a CDS encoding DUF4199 domain-containing protein, with the protein product MKLIKRSLIFGLYGGLAIILCFLILYFYQYDPLDKKLFFFKYIILVFCILAGIKIYRDKWNNKKLHLWEGLLCGLMINLTIALFSAIFVYLFLTFIDVEVLGRHIDEIVQWAESNKHLKPGTMSEDSFKELISKTKGTTIFDIALDDFEMYFVGIFFIFITAVLLRK
- a CDS encoding dihydroorotase produces the protein MNILLSSVKIIDPRSTFHNQKHHVFISNGIIKNIGPPGKGDKKEYKVDKVIDSMNLVLSPGWFDMRVSLRDPGFEHKEDMVSGCLAAAYGGFTEIACLPNTNPVIQTKDVVANIKNRCADNLVEVYPIAGVSVDNKGLELTEMIDLHHAGAVAFSDGERPVWHTDVLVRALQYMRLFDGVLINHAEDMQLTQSGSMNEGKMNTMLGLKGMPKIAEELMIARDLKLLEYTESKIHFSHISTAGSVNLIKRAKAKGLRITCDIAAHQIAFDDTALSTFDTNFKVNPPFRNKEDIRALWKGLADGTIDAIVSDHSPQDEESKKLEFDLAEFGIIGLETAFAVINTYNRNLNLEHLIEKLTYNPRKILGIEIPKIEPGQVANLTLFDPDKEWTLTEENIKSKSKNSPFIGKKLKGKVVAVFNKRKTIINND
- a CDS encoding aminopeptidase → MQHFKKIIFSALIILLALTIWQYELISYALWMGYGQFKILYKAIPVAEATKDGSFPDSLKVRLQIVEQVRAYAIDSLGINDSENYTTVFDQKGKPVLWVLTACPPYKLKPYEWQFPLLGSFSYKGFFDHEKALGEEEKLKKEGYDTDVREAEGWSTLGWFKDPILSNMLLKSEGELASIIIHELTHATLYIKNDVEFNENLANFVGDKGALLFLKSKYGKDSRQYHEYNNNQADRKKIISHILDGAIKLDSLYSSYEVRSTNDEVSRVSGSSVLRHLKTRLIKQIVQNIDTISFNSYIYEQLFNEDLPNNTFFMSIKRYNEKRNIFEEEYSKKFDSDMKTYLEYLKNKFSY
- a CDS encoding DUF3108 domain-containing protein, with the translated sequence MYSKLLLCFFPVLLSADNTYRHVKNDSFNKGEVFEFRCHYGFFNAGVGKVEISQKLYKINDRVCYKVKVYGKTIGAFDLFLRIRDTWISYIDTASMIPHQSFRNIEEGRYRLNETVYFDQKNHTVEVVEKDEESKQYNVPENIQDIISAYYYLRTLDFDKFNIGDTIALNAFLENETYNFKVRYMGKGKVKNRLGKFGAIKLIPVMPENDLFEQGGSIRIWLSDDKNKIPVKIEADMFVGSVELDLKKYKGLRNQLNVIKK